Proteins co-encoded in one Actinomadura luteofluorescens genomic window:
- a CDS encoding class I adenylate-forming enzyme family protein, which produces MSPHWHSLYGEGVPGEIDPGPENVVEMFRRHAAARPDAPQIRYFGATLDRAGTDRLSDAFAAGLERRGVGAGDRVAVALQNTPACVLAVLAVWKLGGTVVPVNPMYKARELAHLLADSGARVLVAHPSARAEVAALPAGGAPEHVLYSRGGAFAGDLGGPWPQEPDDVLAILDEGGVPRAPVSPRPGDAALLSYTSGTTGPAKGAINTHRNLAYQVAACRAWIGLDERDSVLTIAPLFHITGLAMHLALGLGAGLPLVLTHRFDAATTAALVEHHRPTFTIGSITAFIALLNEPAARDRDLSSLTKVLSGGAPVPAATVRAFADAFGTYVHNAYGLTETTSAAVAVPLGRTAPVDEASGALAIGVPLPSVHVEIRDERGEPLPPGEIGELAITGPQVAAGYWRNPGQTRASFPDGVLLTGDVGFMDTAGWVYLVDRKKDMIVAAGYKIWPREVEDVLYEHPDVREAAVIGVPDPYRGETVHAHVSLRPGATVTAEELRAFCRERLAVYKAPARVRIEEELPKSVSGKILRRALREEPPT; this is translated from the coding sequence GTGAGCCCCCACTGGCACTCCCTGTACGGCGAGGGCGTCCCCGGGGAGATCGACCCCGGGCCGGAGAACGTCGTGGAGATGTTCCGCCGCCACGCCGCCGCCCGCCCGGACGCACCGCAAATCCGCTACTTCGGTGCGACCCTCGACCGCGCCGGGACCGACAGGCTGAGCGACGCGTTCGCGGCGGGACTCGAACGGCGCGGCGTCGGCGCCGGGGACCGGGTCGCGGTGGCGTTGCAGAACACCCCCGCCTGCGTGCTGGCCGTGCTCGCCGTGTGGAAACTCGGCGGCACGGTCGTGCCGGTCAACCCGATGTACAAGGCGCGGGAACTGGCCCACCTGCTCGCCGACTCGGGCGCCCGGGTCCTGGTGGCCCACCCCTCCGCGCGCGCGGAGGTCGCGGCCCTTCCCGCGGGCGGCGCCCCAGAGCACGTCCTGTACTCCCGCGGCGGCGCGTTCGCCGGCGACCTGGGCGGCCCGTGGCCGCAGGAGCCGGACGACGTCCTCGCGATCCTCGATGAGGGCGGCGTCCCCCGGGCCCCGGTCTCCCCCCGTCCCGGCGACGCCGCGCTGCTCAGCTACACGTCCGGGACGACCGGCCCCGCCAAGGGCGCGATCAACACCCACCGCAACCTCGCGTACCAGGTCGCGGCCTGCCGCGCCTGGATCGGCCTGGACGAGCGCGACTCCGTCCTCACCATCGCCCCGCTGTTCCACATCACCGGCCTCGCGATGCACCTGGCCCTCGGCCTCGGCGCGGGGCTGCCGCTCGTCCTCACCCACCGCTTCGACGCCGCCACGACCGCCGCCCTCGTCGAGCACCACCGGCCGACCTTCACCATCGGGTCGATCACCGCGTTCATCGCGCTGCTCAACGAGCCCGCCGCCCGCGACCGCGACCTGAGCTCGCTGACGAAGGTCCTCAGCGGCGGAGCCCCCGTCCCCGCGGCCACGGTGCGCGCGTTCGCCGACGCGTTCGGCACCTACGTCCACAACGCCTACGGGCTGACGGAGACGACATCGGCCGCCGTGGCCGTCCCGCTCGGCAGGACGGCGCCGGTCGACGAGGCGTCCGGCGCCCTCGCGATCGGCGTCCCCCTGCCGAGCGTCCACGTGGAGATCCGCGACGAGCGGGGAGAGCCCCTCCCGCCGGGCGAGATCGGCGAGCTGGCGATCACCGGCCCGCAGGTCGCCGCCGGGTACTGGCGCAACCCCGGGCAGACCCGCGCCTCCTTCCCGGACGGGGTGCTGCTCACCGGCGACGTCGGCTTCATGGACACCGCGGGCTGGGTCTACCTGGTCGACCGCAAGAAGGACATGATCGTGGCCGCCGGCTACAAGATCTGGCCGCGCGAGGTGGAGGACGTCCTGTACGAGCACCCCGACGTGCGGGAGGCTGCCGTCATCGGCGTCCCCGACCCCTACCGCGGTGAGACCGTCCACGCCCATGTCAGCCTGCGGCCCGGCGCCACCGTCACCGCCGAGGAACTGCGCG
- a CDS encoding branched-chain amino acid ABC transporter permease, with the protein MGTQLTLLTSAVEFALAGALLALSTYVTLWAGLLSFATVSFAAVGAFTATHLMSSAGLGLWPSLAAGGIGGGVLAGAAGVLLIRLADHWMALATVALILVTRVIVVNLGDLTGGSAGEVVPAEVHLWELVLVVAVACLLLARLARSRFGTAAVATREDPTAAATMGVRVRRVQVAAFVISGVLGGVAGVLQAGLLRYIDPDTFYIDLAVTVIACVVLGGAYHWFGSVIGAVVFTGLPVYVNQFVGQGQSIINGALLLVIMIWVPGGLVDPLRWRRLRERRAPAAPAAGAAAGPVEVRS; encoded by the coding sequence ATGGGAACCCAACTCACGCTGCTGACCAGCGCCGTCGAGTTCGCGCTCGCCGGTGCGCTGCTCGCGCTCAGCACGTACGTGACGCTGTGGGCGGGGCTGCTCAGCTTCGCCACCGTGAGCTTCGCCGCCGTCGGGGCGTTCACCGCGACGCACCTGATGTCGTCGGCGGGGCTCGGGCTGTGGCCCTCGCTGGCCGCCGGCGGAATCGGCGGCGGCGTGCTGGCCGGCGCGGCCGGCGTGCTGCTCATCCGGCTGGCGGACCACTGGATGGCGCTCGCCACGGTCGCCCTGATCCTCGTGACCCGGGTGATCGTGGTCAACCTCGGCGACCTCACCGGCGGCTCCGCGGGCGAGGTCGTACCGGCGGAGGTCCACCTGTGGGAGCTCGTGCTGGTCGTGGCGGTGGCGTGCCTGCTGCTGGCCCGCCTCGCCCGGTCCCGGTTCGGGACCGCGGCGGTCGCGACGCGCGAGGACCCGACGGCCGCCGCCACCATGGGCGTGCGGGTGCGCCGCGTCCAGGTGGCCGCGTTCGTCATCAGCGGCGTCCTCGGCGGCGTCGCCGGCGTCCTTCAGGCCGGGCTGCTGCGCTACATCGACCCGGACACCTTCTACATCGACCTGGCCGTCACGGTCATCGCCTGCGTCGTCCTCGGCGGCGCGTACCACTGGTTCGGGTCGGTCATCGGCGCGGTCGTCTTCACCGGGCTGCCGGTGTACGTCAACCAGTTCGTCGGCCAGGGCCAGTCCATCATCAACGGCGCCCTGCTGCTGGTCATCATGATCTGGGTGCCGGGCGGGCTGGTGGACCCGCTGCGCTGGCGCAGGCTGCGGGAGCGGCGGGCCCCCGCCGCCCCGGCGGCCGGCGCCGCGGCCGGACCCGTGGAGGTGCGGTCATGA
- a CDS encoding ABC transporter ATP-binding protein: protein MTGDALVIDGLAKRFGGLNVLTSVGITVPRDTVFGIAGPNGAGKTTLLNIVSGLMPADAGSIALFGDACHDLRAAALARKGVARTFQNIRLLRGLTVLEQVLAGAYRHRRVGSVRGLAGTPRARAELRELRERALEALDAVGLRDAAGRLAETLPYGDQRRLEIARALASRPRLLLLDEPTAGMNAADWGGIGDLITRLRDDGTTIVVVEHNMRLIQTICDQVAVLASGEVIACDDPDVCLRRPEVRKAYFGK from the coding sequence ATGACCGGGGACGCCCTCGTCATCGACGGGCTGGCCAAGCGGTTCGGCGGGCTGAACGTGCTGACGTCCGTCGGCATCACCGTCCCGCGCGACACCGTCTTCGGCATCGCCGGCCCGAACGGGGCGGGCAAGACGACGCTGCTGAACATCGTCAGCGGCCTGATGCCCGCCGACGCCGGTTCCATCGCCCTGTTCGGCGACGCCTGCCACGACCTGCGGGCGGCCGCCCTCGCCAGGAAGGGCGTGGCCCGGACGTTCCAGAACATCCGGCTCCTGCGCGGCCTCACCGTCCTGGAACAGGTGCTGGCCGGCGCGTACCGGCACCGGCGCGTCGGCAGCGTGCGCGGGCTCGCCGGGACGCCGCGCGCCCGCGCCGAACTCCGCGAACTGCGGGAGCGGGCGCTCGAAGCCCTCGACGCCGTCGGCCTGCGCGACGCCGCCGGCCGGCTCGCCGAGACCCTCCCCTACGGCGACCAGCGGCGGCTGGAGATCGCGCGGGCGCTGGCGTCGCGCCCCCGGCTGCTCCTGCTGGACGAGCCCACGGCCGGCATGAACGCCGCCGACTGGGGCGGGATCGGGGACCTGATCACGAGACTGCGCGACGACGGCACCACCATCGTCGTGGTGGAGCACAACATGCGGCTGATCCAGACCATCTGCGACCAGGTCGCCGTCCTGGCGTCGGGCGAGGTCATCGCCTGCGACGACCCCGACGTCTGCCTGCGCCGGCCCGAGGTGCGCAAGGCGTACTTCGGCAAATGA
- a CDS encoding branched-chain amino acid ABC transporter permease — protein MLFVQQLINGIALGAVYALFAVGFGVVFSTMRILNLAQGVYATWGALVAYWAVAELGLPFAVACVAGMAGGALTAVMVDQVAFQPLRSRGGEQLLGTIITSVALWIALREVASLATGAAPLGFPPGTVPGGLLHIGGVRVLTTQIIAVVCAVAVTTLIHLLFRHTRLGAAIRAVGHDRGAAMLGGVNPRTAILTAAALAGAATGLAGVLYADNQTFTFALGDGLLLQGFAAVVIGGMGDARGAAFGGFMIGIVQVLSAQYISNSFQDAITFGLLLVVLVARPRGLFRTVELGRA, from the coding sequence ATGCTGTTCGTCCAGCAACTCATCAACGGCATCGCGCTCGGCGCCGTCTACGCGTTGTTCGCGGTCGGCTTCGGCGTGGTGTTCTCGACAATGCGGATCCTGAACCTCGCGCAGGGCGTCTACGCGACCTGGGGCGCGCTCGTCGCCTACTGGGCGGTCGCGGAGCTCGGGCTGCCGTTCGCCGTCGCCTGCGTGGCCGGCATGGCGGGGGGAGCGCTGACGGCGGTCATGGTGGACCAGGTCGCCTTCCAGCCGCTGCGCTCGCGCGGCGGCGAGCAGCTGCTCGGCACGATCATCACCAGCGTGGCGCTGTGGATCGCCCTGCGGGAGGTGGCCAGCCTGGCCACCGGCGCCGCCCCCCTCGGCTTCCCGCCCGGCACGGTGCCGGGCGGCCTCCTGCACATCGGCGGGGTCCGGGTGCTGACCACCCAGATCATCGCCGTGGTCTGCGCGGTGGCGGTGACCACGCTGATCCACCTGCTGTTCCGGCACACCAGGCTGGGCGCGGCCATCCGCGCCGTCGGACACGACCGCGGCGCAGCGATGCTCGGCGGCGTCAACCCGCGCACGGCCATCCTCACCGCGGCGGCGCTGGCCGGGGCCGCGACCGGGCTCGCCGGGGTGCTCTACGCCGACAACCAGACCTTCACCTTCGCCCTGGGGGACGGGCTGCTGCTCCAGGGCTTCGCCGCGGTCGTCATCGGAGGCATGGGGGACGCGCGAGGCGCCGCGTTCGGCGGGTTCATGATCGGCATCGTCCAGGTGCTGTCGGCCCAGTACATCTCCAACTCCTTCCAGGACGCGATCACGTTCGGGCTGCTGCTCGTCGTCCTGGTCGCCCGGCCGCGCGGCCTGTTCCGGACCGTCGAACTGGGGAGGGCCTAG
- a CDS encoding ABC transporter ATP-binding protein, whose translation MLTVESLEVTYGSIRAVAGLDIAIGKGGVTALLGANGAGKSSTMSAIGGLLRPSGGRVLFDGADITGMPAHRVARRGLALVPEGRMVVGCLTVQENLDLSAYARGRRRTALVDEVYDLFPRLAERRAQTAALMSGGEQQMLAIGRALMTAPSVLLLDEPSMGLSPAMVDTVFSAITAIRASGMTMLLVEQNAALAFPLADHACLVQRGAIVAEGTPEELERDPATIARHLGIDEEPRPDRTSKGVTA comes from the coding sequence ATGCTGACCGTCGAGTCGCTCGAGGTGACCTACGGTTCCATCCGCGCCGTCGCGGGCCTCGACATCGCCATCGGCAAGGGCGGTGTCACCGCCCTGCTCGGCGCCAACGGCGCGGGGAAGTCGAGCACGATGAGCGCGATCGGCGGACTGCTCCGGCCGTCCGGCGGACGCGTCCTGTTCGACGGGGCGGACATCACCGGCATGCCCGCCCACCGGGTGGCCCGCCGGGGGCTGGCGCTCGTCCCCGAGGGCCGGATGGTCGTCGGGTGCCTCACCGTCCAGGAGAACCTGGACCTGTCCGCCTACGCCCGCGGCCGGCGCCGCACCGCCCTGGTCGACGAGGTGTACGACCTGTTCCCCCGGCTGGCCGAGCGCCGCGCGCAGACCGCCGCGCTCATGTCCGGCGGCGAACAGCAGATGCTGGCGATCGGCCGCGCGCTGATGACCGCCCCGTCCGTCCTGCTGCTGGACGAGCCCTCGATGGGCCTGTCCCCCGCCATGGTGGACACCGTCTTCTCCGCGATCACCGCGATCCGGGCCTCGGGCATGACGATGCTCCTGGTCGAGCAGAACGCCGCGCTCGCCTTCCCGCTGGCCGACCACGCCTGCCTCGTCCAGCGGGGGGCGATCGTCGCCGAGGGCACCCCGGAGGAGCTGGAGCGGGACCCGGCGACCATCGCACGGCACCTGGGCATCGACGAGGAGCCGCGCCCGGACCGGACGTCGAAGGGAGTCACCGCGTGA